In Streptomyces sp. Li-HN-5-11, the sequence GCCTGTTCGGCCTGGGTCACCGACAGCCCGCGTGCCTTCGCGTCCGCCAGCCACTGACTCTGGAAGAAGGAGTTGAGAAGCAGGAGGTACACGGTGGGCCCCAGCGCCGAGCCGGTCACCGCAAAGGCCATCTGCACGGACGCCACCGTGCCGGAACGCCCGGGCGGTGCCTGCGAGAGGACCGTCTCGGACACCGATGCCGAGGTGACCACCGACCCGAGGTTGCACAGCCACACGGCCACCACGACCAGCCACACCGCCATCGTCGGGCCGGCGGTGCCCGCCATCAGCAGCCCGCTCGCCGCCATCACCAGCAGGCCGGCGACCATCACCGGCCACGGTGTGTACGTCCCGACCAGACGCCCGGCCAGGACCACGGCCCCGGCGATCAGCACCGTGCCGGGCAGGTACAGCAGGCCGATGGACTCGGGGGACAGCGCCAGTACCACGCTGCCGAACTGCCCCAGGACGATGCCGAACCCGGCGATCAGGAAGTTCAACGTGAGGGTCGACGCCAGGGCCACGACGAACGGTGCGCTGTGGAACAGCGCCAAGTCCAGCGCGGGGTCGGGAACGCGACGTGCGTGGAGCACGAAAAGCACGACGAGGACCGGGCTGATCAGCAGCGGTACCCAGGCCTCGGGTCGCAGGAAGCCGTTCTGTCCCGCGGCGAGGGCGACGACGAGGGCCAGCAGGGCCACCCCGAGCAGGGCCACCCCGACCACGTCGAGGCGACGGCTCTGCTGGACGGGTGATTCCGGGGCGTACCGGGCGATCAGCCAGAGAGAGGCCAGACACAGCAGTGGGGCGATCAGGAACAGGAACCGCCAGCCGACGGCCGCCACCGCCCAGCCCGTGAACGCGGGGATCACCCCGCACAGCACCACGTCGACGGCCATCAGGACGCCGATGGCCATCGGCCGTTTCTCCGGCGGTACTGACACCTTCAGCAGGGCCAGCGGCACTCCCAGCAGCGCGGTCATTCCCAGCCCGTCCAGGAAGCGCATCGCCAGCAGGAAACCGTAGTTGGGAGACAACATGGAGAGCAGGTCGACGATCGTGACGGCGGCCAGCCCCAGCATCAGCAACCGCTTGAGCCCGACGGAGTCCCCGAGCCTGCCCGCCGCGAGGACGGAGGAGGCCATCACCAGTGTCGCCGCTCCGCCCATCAGGCCGACGACCTGGGGCGGCACGTGGAGGGCGCGGGTCACCTGCGGCAGATTCAGGCTGAGCACCAGTGGGTCGACAACCGTGACCGTGAACGCGAGGGCCAGGCCGAGGACGATCGGCAGGGGTCGTGCGCCGGTACG encodes:
- a CDS encoding MFS transporter: MGSGSTGDVAVPVAEARTGARPLPIVLGLALAFTVTVVDPLVLSLNLPQVTRALHVPPQVVGLMGGAATLVMASSVLAAGRLGDSVGLKRLLMLGLAAVTIVDLLSMLSPNYGFLLAMRFLDGLGMTALLGVPLALLKVSVPPEKRPMAIGVLMAVDVVLCGVIPAFTGWAVAAVGWRFLFLIAPLLCLASLWLIARYAPESPVQQSRRLDVVGVALLGVALLALVVALAAGQNGFLRPEAWVPLLISPVLVVLFVLHARRVPDPALDLALFHSAPFVVALASTLTLNFLIAGFGIVLGQFGSVVLALSPESIGLLYLPGTVLIAGAVVLAGRLVGTYTPWPVMVAGLLVMAASGLLMAGTAGPTMAVWLVVVAVWLCNLGSVVTSASVSETVLSQAPPGRSGTVASVQMAFAVTGSALGPTVYLLLLNSFFQSQWLADAKARGLSVTQAEQAVDAVRSGMAQTPGATVYDPNLLRQASGLDLGLDFSDGLRLTMLTVSVLPLVVALAAFLVMRRHERPAAQVR